A region of the Deltaproteobacteria bacterium genome:
TGCCTGGATTACAAACGGCGCAACAAGCGCGGCCCAGCCGATGAGTTCGACGAGAATATCGTAAACGATATGGAACCGAGCCACGAAATATCCCAACCCCGCACACCCGAACAATCGGTGCTGGCGGGACAAATCTCGCGCAAGGTCGACGCCGCGCTCGAAACCTTGCCGGCGAAACAGCGCGCCGCGTTCATTTTGAAAAACCATCAGGGACTGTCGATCAAGGAAATCGCCGAGACCATGGACACCGCGGAGGGCACAGCCAAGGTCCATTTACACCGCGCGGTCACGGCGTTGCGCCGCTGCTTGGCCGAGTTCGCCTAGGAGAAATATATATGGAACCGCGAAAAAACCCACCGACCACGTCCTGCGCAGCTTTAGAAGAAGAGTTAGTCCTGCTGCACTACGGCGATCTCGGCGGCGCTGACAAAGATCGCCTCACGGCCCATGTCGCACAGTGCAGCGGTTGCGCCGGCTATCTCAAAGAGCTCGCGAGCCTATTGCCGTTGACGCTAAAGAGCGATGCGCCGCCGCCAGAATTTTGGCTCGACTATCAACGCGAGCTGCGCCACAAGATCGACGATGCCAGCGCGACCAACGGGCTCCGGCGCTGGTTCACCGCCTTGCTGCAACCGCGCTATCTGCCGGCCTTCGCCAGCGTCGCGCTGGTCGTTTTGGCTCTAACGTTTACCCTCGGGAAAAACCATTGGAGCGGTAAGAATATCAGCGACGACGAACTAGCGGAAACCTTGCCGGTGGCGGAAAATCTGGAATTTTTCAGCGCCATGGATGTGCTCGACGATTTGGATTTGCTCGACCTGCTGGGCAGCCAAAGTAATAACGCGGCGTAAGGATGACATCGAATTTTCGTCACTGGAGCGTTGTCGCCCTGCTGCTCGGCGCCTTTCAACC
Encoded here:
- a CDS encoding zf-HC2 domain-containing protein — encoded protein: MEPRKNPPTTSCAALEEELVLLHYGDLGGADKDRLTAHVAQCSGCAGYLKELASLLPLTLKSDAPPPEFWLDYQRELRHKIDDASATNGLRRWFTALLQPRYLPAFASVALVVLALTFTLGKNHWSGKNISDDELAETLPVAENLEFFSAMDVLDDLDLLDLLGSQSNNAA
- a CDS encoding RNA polymerase sigma factor, whose amino-acid sequence is MLPGQLFRGSLKNFDGRSSFYTWFYRIVVNVCLDYKRRNKRGPADEFDENIVNDMEPSHEISQPRTPEQSVLAGQISRKVDAALETLPAKQRAAFILKNHQGLSIKEIAETMDTAEGTAKVHLHRAVTALRRCLAEFA